From a region of the Synechococcus sp. PCC 7502 genome:
- the mreC gene encoding rod shape-determining protein MreC: MESLRRHWQRYALQLGMALAGLILAWMIRQTNGVFLMEAYQFLSAPFQPSFSRQEVMQDARVKELQNRLTELENQNQQFRKILGEKSIISGSGTWAPIIGRSADSWWQQIIIGRGSSDGIKSGAIAVGTGGLVGRVTDVSSHSSRVLLISDPTNQVGVVVSRSRYMGILRGQSQNLGIIEFFDRDTDAKRGDIIATSPFSKLYPAGIPIGRIRSVNLDKQPAPEAIIEFTVPMSLLEFVQIYPKD; encoded by the coding sequence ATGGAATCCTTACGTCGGCATTGGCAACGCTACGCTTTACAGCTAGGTATGGCACTGGCAGGGCTAATTTTGGCGTGGATGATTCGTCAAACCAATGGCGTGTTTTTAATGGAGGCATATCAATTTTTGAGTGCGCCATTTCAGCCTAGCTTTTCTCGGCAGGAGGTGATGCAAGACGCTAGGGTGAAGGAGCTACAGAATCGTCTCACTGAGTTGGAAAATCAAAATCAACAGTTTCGGAAAATTTTAGGAGAAAAGTCAATTATTTCTGGTTCAGGTACTTGGGCACCGATTATTGGGCGTAGTGCCGATTCGTGGTGGCAACAAATTATCATCGGTCGGGGCAGTAGTGATGGGATTAAATCGGGGGCGATCGCCGTTGGCACAGGAGGATTAGTGGGTAGGGTTACCGATGTTTCTTCCCATAGCAGCCGAGTATTATTAATTAGTGATCCTACAAATCAAGTGGGAGTTGTGGTCAGTCGCAGTCGTTATATGGGCATATTGCGGGGACAAAGCCAAAACTTAGGGATCATTGAATTCTTTGACCGTGATACCGATGCCAAACGGGGAGATATTATTGCCACTTCGCCCTTTAGTAAGCTTTATCCTGCGGGTATTCCTATTGGGAGAATTCGCTCTGTGAACTTAGATAAACAGCCAGCCCCAGAGGCGATCATTGAGTTTACGGTACCGATGTCTTTACTAGAGTTTGTGCAGATTTATCCTAAGGATTGA